Within Fibrobacter sp. UWB4, the genomic segment ATGAGTTCGCTCGAGGAATCGAGCCATGTTTATGATTCCGTGATTCTTGAAAATACGAATGTGCAGATGGGCGTTAAGGTGCATACGGGCGCCGAGGTCCAGAGTTCCGTGCTGATGGGCCGCTGCAAGGTCGGCTGCAAGGCGATTGTGAAGTCTTCTATCATTGCACCGTGCTGCCATATCGAAGAGGGCGAAGTCAACAGTTCCTACATGGGACCGATGACGCAGATGCACCACCACTCGCTTTTGATTGCGGCGCTCTGGCCGGAAGGCTGTGGCAATTTGGGCTATGGCGCAAATGTTGGCAGTAACCACACGGGCCGCATGCCTGACCAGGAAGTGATGCCGGGCCAGGGGATGTTCTTTGGACTTGGCGTGAACATCAAGTTCCCGTCGAATTTCCGCGAGTCTCCGTTTACCTTGATTGCAAGCGGGCTTACGACTTTGCCACAGCGGCTCAAGTTCCCGTTTTCGCTGATCCATGCGGGAGACCCGCAGCTGGTGGGTGTTGCTCCGCGCTTGAACGAGATTGTGCCGGGCTGGAACTATGCAAAGAATGCGTATGCGCTAGACCGCAATGCGTACAAGTATTCCATTCGCGGCAAGGGCCTTGTGCCGTCAACATTCTACTCGATTTACAATCCTGAAACGGCTCGCCTGGTGTTCGATGCGTACAACCGCTTGCAGGTGGTGAAAATCAAGGACGTTTATACGAAATCTGATATTGACGGGCTTGGTGAAAACTTCTTGCGTGAACGCGTACGCCAGAGTGCAGTCAAGGCGTATGGTGAGTATCTGGAACGCTATGTACTTGACTTGATGCTTGCGCTGGTGGAAGGCGACGAGTCGCTCTCGAAGCAGTCTCCGCGCGAGTTACGCAAGCTGCTGGGTGAAACGAACAAGGAAATTGCACGTGTCGTGACGCTTCCCGAGACGATGGACGATCTGGTCAAGCGCTACAGGCAGCTTGACAAGGAATGGTTTGATAGC encodes:
- a CDS encoding DUF4954 family protein, whose translation is MATSVENFKAIRSATGKYRPMTAFEIQILEKNGNSCDDWSKVLVEPDFDPNRIFRSSFMGDVRLPKFFGTLLLPGDVSVATGIYDCMVHNCIIENALIYKVSTLSNVLVRSSAVVQNVGTLVSSGKINYMVGSTINVGNEMGGREVLVFPELTTELVDLQLFHKTEQSVQDSFAEMLSAYRSELALPFGIVGKGAVVSNTNIIRNSWIGAHARIEGAAKIRNSIIMSSLEESSHVYDSVILENTNVQMGVKVHTGAEVQSSVLMGRCKVGCKAIVKSSIIAPCCHIEEGEVNSSYMGPMTQMHHHSLLIAALWPEGCGNLGYGANVGSNHTGRMPDQEVMPGQGMFFGLGVNIKFPSNFRESPFTLIASGLTTLPQRLKFPFSLIHAGDPQLVGVAPRLNEIVPGWNYAKNAYALDRNAYKYSIRGKGLVPSTFYSIYNPETARLVFDAYNRLQVVKIKDVYTKSDIDGLGENFLRERVRQSAVKAYGEYLERYVLDLMLALVEGDESLSKQSPRELRKLLGETNKEIARVVTLPETMDDLVKRYRQLDKEWFDSVSHGLDRDNQRGREIFDDYDSAHPVDKGFMEWEKARFEESVKRLSAFVKNLA